In the genome of Actinobacillus genomosp. 1, the window GCATGCATATTACCACCGGTCGGTCCTAACCCGTCAATGGTTAAGCAACCGGATGATGCGGCGATATTGCCGTCACTTAAACCGCCGGCATCGACCCATTTGATTGGATGTTGCAGCTGTTTACCTACTTCGTCAAAGATCTGTTTCACTTTCGGCAAGTTTACTTCATCAATCATAGGGGCTTCGCTGTTCACTAATATTTTAGTTGCGGTTACTCCGGCAACAAAAGGATTGTCCAGTACTCGTTTTAAATGTTGTTCGAAATATTCGACGGAAGACAGTAACCGATAACGCATTTCAATGGTTAAGGAGGCAAAATCCGCAATCACATTATGCGCACTGCCGCCGTTATTGATGACGCAGTTAAAGGTATGGCCGACTTCAAAGTCGTTTAATTTTGAAAATTCTACAATAAAATTAGCCGCTTCAACTAATGCGGAACGACCTCTTTCCGGATTGTTACCGGCGTGTGCGGCAACGCCATGGAAATCAATTTTATAAGTAATAACCCCTTTTCTGGTCGCCACCATTGAACCGTCTTCTCGTGCTGGTTCCATCACAAAACAATATTTGGCTTTACTCGCATATTCACGAATACTGTCTTTGGCATAGAGAGAACCGATTTCTTCATGCGAATTTAGGTAAACCGCAATGTTATATTTAGTTAAATCAAGCTCTTGTAAAACGTAAAAACTCAGCAATGCGCCGGATTTATCATCGATAACGCCTAGTGCGTTAATTCTTTCTCCGTCATTGGTAAACGGCACATCGTTTGCTGTGCCGACCGGAAAAACCGTATCCATATGAGCGATAAACAAAATATCGAATTGTTCCGCATCGGGATGATTGCTAATAAGTAAACAATCGGCAACTTTATCGCTATTCATTGGGATTTTTTTATGGGAAAGTCCAAGTTTTTCGGCTTTTTGAATAAACCAGTCGGCAACTTGATTTACACCGCTAATATGAGATGCGGGGCTTTCAATATCCGTAATCGTTTTTAACTCATGAAGAAAATCATTTAATTGACTGCTTTGCATATTTACTCCTGATTAGACGATAAAGCGCATTACTAACATAGCAAGATAAGCATTGATAATGCAGATACCGAATAAAACGAGATAGTGTTTACCGGGAACACCTAATACGCCTAAAACACGTCCCATATATTGAACGGTTGATCCGACCAACGCCATACCCGGTAATAAGATTGCGATATGTTGTGCATTTAACGTACCTTCTTGTACTAAGGCGACTAACACACCGGCAGCACCACCCCAACTGAGGAATGCTGCTAAAAATACCGCAATTGATTCACCGGGTAATCCGAGCGGAGCCATAATAAATCCGATATATTCACCAAGCAGTTTTAATAATCCCGATGCGTTGAGTACATAAATAATGACAAATGCCATTAATACGTTCGGAATGGTACTGGTTATCGCAATATTCCATCCTTTTCTTGCCCCTT includes:
- a CDS encoding YjiG family protein produces the protein MSNTNDNKLVTDVFIEGARKGWNIAITSTIPNVLMAFVIIYVLNASGLLKLLGEYIGFIMAPLGLPGESIAVFLAAFLSWGGAAGVLVALVQEGTLNAQHIAILLPGMALVGSTVQYMGRVLGVLGVPGKHYLVLFGICIINAYLAMLVMRFIV
- a CDS encoding M20/M25/M40 family metallo-hydrolase; translation: MQSSQLNDFLHELKTITDIESPASHISGVNQVADWFIQKAEKLGLSHKKIPMNSDKVADCLLISNHPDAEQFDILFIAHMDTVFPVGTANDVPFTNDGERINALGVIDDKSGALLSFYVLQELDLTKYNIAVYLNSHEEIGSLYAKDSIREYASKAKYCFVMEPAREDGSMVATRKGVITYKIDFHGVAAHAGNNPERGRSALVEAANFIVEFSKLNDFEVGHTFNCVINNGGSAHNVIADFASLTIEMRYRLLSSVEYFEQHLKRVLDNPFVAGVTATKILVNSEAPMIDEVNLPKVKQIFDEVGKQLQHPIKWVDAGGLSDGNIAASSGCLTIDGLGPTGGNMHAKTEYLEVNSIVPKYNLVVAAIKHLFNHH